In Pelodiscus sinensis isolate JC-2024 chromosome 2, ASM4963464v1, whole genome shotgun sequence, the following proteins share a genomic window:
- the LOC112545865 gene encoding uncharacterized protein LOC112545865 yields the protein MKSARSFGSFNPGNDPQWKYVTEQDPKCERKKKLKIEGKDLVSVPLRVFGLEGLQALEMSPERESCLGYRMELIPREISHLRNLTLLYMDSNNLKEIPAEIGTLSNLERLTLSNNSLRSLPPEIGGLGKLRSLHLANNNFTELPAQLCQLRQLTFLDVSDNQISTLPPSIQHLERLETLLLLFNSLEQLPGNVCILRNLRTLWLGYNHLRALPETFGELVHLDWGYNYCSCNFEGNPLVRPPPEVCGGGPGEIRKYFASPCRALEE from the coding sequence ATGAAATCAGCTCGATCCTTTGGTTCTTTCAATCCAGGGAATGATCCGCAGTGGAAATACGTCACAGAGCAAGACCCTAAGTGTGAAAGGAAGAAGAAACTCAAAATAGAAGGCAAGGATCTGGTGTCGGTGCCTCTGCGGGTCTTTGGCTTGGAAGGCCTTCAGGCCCTGGAGATGAGCCCGGAACGAGAAAGCTGCCTGGGGTACAGGATGGAGCTGATCCCTCGAGAAATCAGCCACCTGAGGAACCTGACCCTCCTTTACATGGACTCCAACAACCTGAAGGAGATCCCTGCCGAGATTGGCACCTTGAGCAACTTGGAGAGACTCACCCTCAGCAACAACAGCCTGCGCTCCCTGCCGCCAGAGATCGGTGGCTTGGGCAAGCTACGCAGCCTGCATCTGGCCAACAACAACTTCACGGAactgcctgcccagctctgccagctgagACAGCTCACCTTTCTGGATGTCAGTGATAACCAAATAagcacccttcctcccagcattcAGCATCTGGAGAGGCTGGAGACGCTGCTGTTGCTGTTCAACTCTCTCGAGCAACTGCCGGGGAATGTGTGTATTTTAAGAAACTTGCGCACTCTGTGGCTGGGCTATAACCATCTAAGGGCCCTTCCTGAAACGTTTGGAGAGCTGGTCCACTTGGACTGGGGATATAATTACTGTTCGTGCAATTTTGAGGGGAATCCGCTGGTACGCCCACCCCCGGAAGTGTGTGGTGGAGGCCCCGGAGAGATCAGGAAGTACTTTGCTTCACCCTGTAGGGCATTGGAAGAATAG